In one Hemitrygon akajei unplaced genomic scaffold, sHemAka1.3 Scf000071, whole genome shotgun sequence genomic region, the following are encoded:
- the LOC140722159 gene encoding uncharacterized protein isoform X4: MDESETYENMRLTGTDPQAPWGAAHEQQPKVKIGNVPFRQICLLCVVIGVFLVIVAGLLIHVSQIRQSMETCHRNYHELNSTLQSKLIALNSNLSVLKQMHSDLRHQFCELLTSKIEQTCSKDWITNKDRSYYVSTFETSFPRAMQECSNRYSRLLEINSRDEALFVFHNLLDYNLVYWTEKCENGNVGQSLLYKASFGIRVCSQCVRNNLCVHDRRFICEKSAPLFPDIPEKIQALCQQPVEST; this comes from the exons ctgcgcatGAACAGCAGCCgaaagtgaagatcggaaatGTACCGTTCCGTCAGATCTGCCTACTCTGTGTAGTTATAGGCGTCTTCCTCGTGATAGTGGCCGGTCTCTTGATCCATG tatcacagattcgtcagtctatgGAAACCTGCCACCGAAActaccatgagttaaactcaacccttcaatccaagcttattgcgctcaactctaatctgtccgTTCTTAAACaaatgcacagcgatctccgtcaccagttctgtgaattgttgaccagcaaaatag AGCAAACTTGTTCCAAGGACTGGATCACAAATAAAGACCGGAGTTATTACGTGTCCACGTTTGAAACATCTTTCCCCAGAGCGATGCAAGAGTGTTCAAACCGTTATTcaaggctgctggaaatcaatTCAAGGGATGAAGCG ctctttgtaTTCCACAATCTTCTGGACTACAACCTTGTTTACTGGACTGAAAAATGCGAAAACGG GAATGTGGGCCAGAGTCTCCTGTACAAGGCGTCATTTGGAATACGCGTCTGCAGTCAGTGCGTAAGGAATAACCTTTGTGTTCATGATCGGCGTTTCATCTGCGAGAAATCGGCACCTTTGttcccggatattcctgaaaagatccaggcTCTCTGCCAACAGCCAGTGGAGTCGACATGA